Proteins encoded within one genomic window of Ranitomeya variabilis isolate aRanVar5 chromosome 4, aRanVar5.hap1, whole genome shotgun sequence:
- the LOC143767587 gene encoding beta-microseminoprotein-like: MDFEVSSGCRVFDKGIKNISTHVAQKSYKMLETELCLPELTTYRKHLLVTVFAAAICLAVCNAACFMGLPEFQGKPVNGCFFQGEVHPFSSKWITKDCLQCSCGSNGMLSCCTMLGLPMQIEGDECEVLEDKETCTMKIVYKDDHSKEC, encoded by the exons ATGGACTTTGAAGTATCATCTGGCTGCAGAGTTTTTGATAAAGGCATTAAAAACATCAGTACACATGTTGCACAAAAAAGCTACAAAATGCTGGAGACTGAATTGTGTCTTCCCGAGCTTACAACCTACAGG AAACACCTTTTGGTGACCGTGTTTGCTGCTGCGATTTGCCTGGCTGTTTGCAATGCGGCTTGTTTTATGGGACTGCCTGAATTTCAAGGAAAACCTGTAAATG GTTGTTTTTTCCAGGGTGAAGTCCATCCATTTTCCAGTAAATGGATAACAAAGGATTGTCTGCAATGCAGTTGTGGTTCTAATGGGATGTTGAGCTGTTGTACTAT GCTTGGTTTGCCAATGCAGATTGAAGGAGACGAATGTGAAGTCTTGGAAGATAAAGAGACCTGCACTATGAAAATTGTTTACAAGGATGATCATTCAAAAGAATGCTAA